Genomic window (Branchiostoma lanceolatum isolate klBraLanc5 chromosome 13, klBraLanc5.hap2, whole genome shotgun sequence):
taaaacaaagataacgTGCTCAATAACACCTTTTTTGTGATGACACCCCTTCCTAGTATCAAAGGACATGAGTTTCGAACCCCACCCTCCCCTAACAACCGAATATTCCCGCCTCACACAAACATTACATTTCAAAAACAGATCGGATCCTAGTTTCTTAAGATTCTTACCTTATGTCTGAAGTCTTGGGGCCCGAACCGACTTGATCTTAAAAGTCTACCCGAGAAAAataggacaggtgtgtttgtgcgACGTCTTCTTTCTGGTAATGACATGCACGTTCCAATCGAACAAGCCGGTAACGTGAAAGGTCAACGTCCGGAAGAACAACGACTTGAAGTGACCCCTGGGCTAGTCTACTTTAATTGTGGGGGAGATATTTTTATATTTAAAATGTGTGACCTTcataataatgatgattatgatattaGGAAAGAACAAAAGTGACAAGTAATATCGCAGGAAAAACGTTGGTTTAGGCGGCAACGGTTGCCCATATAACAGGCGTCCATGCGACAGGTGCCTGTACGACAGGTGTCCATGCGACAGGTGTCTGTACGACAGGTGTCCATGCGACAGGTGTCTGTACGACAGCTGGTGTCTGCAATACAGGTGTCTGCAGGACAGGTGACCTTACGACAGGTGACAGTACGTCAGATGTTATCTATGTATAACTTGATTAAATTGATTGAACTTTTCATGTCATGTCTTTTGCACCATTTTGGGTCACAGAATACGCCAACATGCTTATAATTCTGTTTGATCCAAATACCCAACCAACATGGTCGCTGGGAATTCAAACTATAATGACGTCAATGAGGAGCCTCTCTATGTATTAATTTTTTACTCCTATACAAACACCCGGCCTAGAATTCCGTTAAACAACCTATATTTGGCTCTACCAAATATTTAGCTTATAACGGTAGGGCCTGCCCTTAAAACAAGCACCTACAACCGCCATCATAGCAGGAGAAGACGtcacaaaaagaaaaatggCTAAGGTTCTAGTGTACGTTTCTATTTCTCTAGCTGTGCTAATGACCGGATATGATGTCAGTGCCAAACGACAGAGGCTGTTACTGGTATCTTTTGACGGTTTCCGGTGGGATTTTGACCAAGATGTGGACACGCCAAATTTGGACATGTTCACGCAAGAGGGGACCAGTGCACCTTACGTCACACCTGCGTATCCTACATTAACGGGTCCTGATCACATCACTATAGCAACGGGTGagcttttttttataaattatTATTGTTCTTCATGTAGGTTGCGTCAGTAGTAACGTTTACTCGCATAAATCCACCGGGTAATCGTAGATAGCACATTAAAGAAAACATTGTTATCAAGGCCTCCTTAAAAATGTCTTGTACACctagatatctgaagtgtgcatacctacCCCGtgggttaatctccaagcagatctacacggtgccaaaatcgtacaagctagccagagaagctccagtcagccagagaaatTGTCTGGCACCGTCccataaaaactccttctgccagttggatatggtctttgcaaccgttgggtctgcttggagacccgTGGGTTACTAATAGTAGATATCTTTAAAAGGGAcctattgtagaatttggtgggtaaaaactacaaatatttaaaagttgaaaaatgtacattcagattcacatttgtaccTTATTTgcaacttatttccaacatattcccgtcattttgtcacatttcattaATAAACGATGTTTTTAATGTGGCGGTGTAATCTAAAATTGAATATAAAGAACACACAAAACTTGGCAAAACTAAAATATAACGTTTCGATTTGATTTACATTATAAATTTTTTGCCAAGTCAGCTTCGAACAGTGACGAAACCACATATaagtattttctttctttcgtcTGTGTATTTGATGCGTTTTTCTATAGTCATTAGCATGTATATTTAAAAAACTTTTATATCTGTCATATAAAACACAGGGTTATATCCTGAGAGCCATGGAGTCGTGCATAACAAATATTTCGACAAGGAAACGGGGGTGACTTTTTCAGCCCAAGAGACGGAGCACATGAGAGAATGGTAAGCATGAActgttttgtcaataaagtcCTTCccttttgattgatttgtaatttttgtttctgtaCATCCCTCTTGACTGTTCTCTGTACCTTTTTTCTCAATGTCATATTTTATACTTGTGATAGACTGAATTCTTTGCATTGCATGGCTATTGGAAAtttattcactcattcattcacaatCGCTGGATTCTGAGAGTTTGGTTggatgtaacatctactaacataattccaggGTACATAATCCTGCCACCCtaaaaacagatctccaacccaacatcccccagtataatgcactcctgtatatctaaactgtgcatacctgggggttgctgccctagagatctctcaaaataactatttttttcaaagtactggatttatgtaacctggcggattaatgttaatggtggttacATAGTCACAGTTTAAGTTGCTCGTGTTGTTCTGCAATACAGGTATGACAACGGAGCAGAACCTATCTGGAACACGGTAAAGAAGCAGGGTAAGCGGGCGGGAGTGTACATGTTCTACGGAGGATTCCTTCCCATGCAAGGGATGCTACCAGACAGGTGGGCGTACCATCTATAAACATTGTCAGCGTCGCCGATGCAGTAGCGACACCTATCGAATTATTTGAAAAGTGCAACCAATATTTCACTGCTACAATGTTTTACTTGTAGAAGTCAGATTTTACTGTACCGTAAATAGGTAACATCCAACAACAGTAAGGTTGAGTGAATGATTGCGAGGTTGAAAAGTGGATGAGAGAGGAGCGCCCGTGCAATAACGACACCTAGAGATAGATAACGAAAGTGCAACTATTACTACGCTGCTAGTGAATTAGAAGTCAGATTTTACTGTTTCTTAGACAGGTAACATCAACCAACAGTATGATTAAGTGAATGACTGCGAGGTTGAATAGAAGATGAGAGAGGAACGCTCATGCAATAACGACACCTAGAGACAAATATCAAAAGTGCAACCAATACTGCACTGCTACAGTCTTTCACTAGATGTCGCTTTCCACTGTTTCGTAGATACGTAATGTCCAATAGTAGTGCCCCAACTGACGACGCCGAATGGCAGAAGAGAGTAAACGCCATTATGGACTGGTTCTTGGTGGATGATCTGGACTTTGTCGCCCTTCATTGGAACCAGCCGGATAAAATATGCCATGCTGAGGGACCTGGTaagtttttgtttgaaaattgttgttctgttttgtgttaCATTCTTTAGGAAGATAGGTAATTACATATCCTTTTTGAGGCTATAGGCGCAGTGGATATACTCATTGTGTCTATTATAttttccttccactgcctttacctccccagccgaagtcaggtacccatttcacACCttggtgaagtgaggaaagtcgtgttaagtgccttttcccatgttacaacatcggtggcatgtctgGGGATTCGAAGCCAGGATCcctggttctgggccaaacatctCAACCGTTACGTCAACACAACGCCAAATGTTGTTTATGGAAGATCGTAAAATTATCTAATGTTTTAGTGACAAATTGTgtacattcatattcatattctgCCGTTGAGACCTAAAGAAAAAGGCAAAAATTggtgatgtccttggtgctgatctcgtAAtcaacatgtaatacatgtcCCTGTCGGCATATAGCaatctgctaggtggcgctaaTGACTGGTCATGGTTATCTAAGTTGACGGAATACTTCACTGTCGTTGACTAGAAAGCGAGGCCCGTCGGGAGGAAATCCGCAAGGCAGATCGCTTCATCGGGTACCTGGTGGATCAGGTCAAAGGTCGGGAACAGCTGAGTGATCTGAACGTGATCCTGACTGCAGATCACGGGATGATCACGGCGGATCCAGTACCGAATCCCATAGAGATCTACAGATACGTTCCACAGAGCGACCTGAGACTTCTGTTGGCCGACTACGGACCGCTGGCGCTCATACAGCCTGAAGACGGAAAACTACAGGTGAGCAAAATGTCAATAACCCAATTTCTGTCCAGACCAAATCTATAGTAACGTTCATCCATCATTTGCGACGTTTATCTACGGCTCTTGTGCCACTGTTACGTCAACCACAGGGATTTTTGTCCCACCATATCTCAATTCGGCACGCCAAGAGTAATTTTGGATCTATGTACTATCGTTACAGTTACGTCAAAGTACTCATTTAATCCCTAAGTTCGAAATATGTattatttgaaatttttgttgtttctctgGTAGTTTTCTTGAAAGAGATCAAAGTTTTACGAGCATTCGATGCCCTTGTGTTCTCTACAATCGTCAATATGCAGGTCCAATTTACAAACTGATCaccaaacaagaaaaaaaagtacaagaaCCCAAAAGATTGATAATCATAACTACAGCATTTGCGTTAATTGTCAACAAAATGATACTAACTATAAATCTAATTATAATCTATAGTATAAATAGAGACTGTGACAAACCAAGgctagataaaacctccttggaccaACCAAGGGAAGTTTATGGAAACAGAAGAACTGAAATTAGCTTGGCTTTATTATCTTTAAATCAAGGATGTGTACAACGTTCTCCGTACGAGCCACCCCAACATGACGGTTTACCTGAAGGAAGACTTTCCGGAGCGGTTCCACTTCGCTAACAACCCGCGGATCCCTGATATAATCGCTTTGGCTGACTCCAGTTTCATCATCCATTCTGTGAGTAGCCGTGTACATTTTTCTATCCTGAATAAAATGACTCTTTGAACACAACCAATTATTTTATTCgttcgacgtttcggtgactgaCTGTAACCCCCCTTTTGGCAATTCTGACTTgttcactttgtactgcagctgtaggtgtcgctgctgacaGGTGCGGTACCAtttagctgcagtgcaaagtgtaTTAGTCAGAATTGCCATAACGGAGGTTACAGttagtcaccgaaacgtcgaaagaagaaaacaattgATTGAGTACTACACaatcaagtgttttattcattcgacgtttcggtgactatgtacaaagagtatttttattcagtgacttaccaacctgatgaaactattcagggTTTTTTATTCTGGTAGCTTCGGGTTCCTTAACAGAAATAACTCTGGAATACAGTATTTAAGTTCTTCTTGCCATCTTGCAGTATATAACACTACCCCAAATGATCTCGAGTAGCCCTGTAGATTGCGCTCAAattgttggaaaaaaattagcatAGATTGTTGCGATTTCCTGTAACAGAGACAAAACCCCAAATCGCTTTCTATTGACTTTTAAGTCTTAACCTGAGTCTGCAAAGCCGTTCTATGTTTTCATCAAAAGTGGCTGATTAAGTTTCCAGGCTAGTTACCATAGAATTTTGACGACTTTATTTGTGCTCAAACATCTTTACAGTCGTGACTTGGGGCGGATTTTCGAAAGTTAATGTCAGTTTTCTTTCGTTACTTGTCACTCAGccgattaggccacaccatctttatttctttgttctcGTATACGTGCcctgttatctatttatttttctCATGCAGTGTAATATCAACACCAAAATTCTCATGATGTTTTTTGTAAACGATATTATTTAATGCCGAAAATTTGAGCCATGTCCTTCTTACAGATGTACCCAGGACAAATTGACGTACCCGGTCAACATGGTTATGACAACGCTCTCCTGAAGATGAAGGCCATATTCAGGGCACAAGGACCGGCCTTCCGGCGGGGCTACACGCATCCTCGCCCGTTCGACTCCGTCCACATGTACCCTCTGATGTGTGAGATTCTCGGGGTCAGCCCGGCACCGAATAACGGCACCATCCAGGAAGTTAGAGAGCTTTTGGATCCTGGTTTTACAAACAGGGCTACTACTACTCAGTCAAGTGGTCTGTTTGCGATTGCTTTTGTGGTGTTAGCGTTACTGTTTGGTGGAAATAACTAATCGTTTGGGGACTGAAAACAGCGTTGTATTCGTGTTCAACATTCAGTCTCTTGTAATAACAGGGGTTCATAAGTATACTTAGCAATTCTACTAAATACCGTGCACTTTTACTTGTATACTTCGCAATTTTTACTTGTATGCTTAGcaatgttactagtatatttagCATTGTATGGATAATCTTGCTACTAAGATTGTTCAGTATATACCTGAAAATTGCTAAGTTATTATTACATTATTGCTATCTTTGTCATTATTCTTTCTCATGTTGTTTCGCTCTCTTtgttactgtaaacgcatttaagttcgcgtggtttttttttcgcgctaaggcgaaaatggagtgttcacggtggttttaaaaagctgccagtcccgacttaactagggatacagaaatatgccttgtgtgctggacccggttataaccgggatagggtattccccagaacaaaacagctttgcgtgcgtgtagcgcgcgaagccgggaagttaggggagttagcgccgccgggtgtttcgcgggattcgtgagggaggtcaggggtcaaacatttttgatttttacttggctaaaaaacctggcagcttaagggttaagtttgcggcagcgctatagtcacatactgctacagtattcgACAAATATGTTTGCGGTgccggttttaagttcgcggtgaaacggtcgccgcgaaaaccgcaaacataaaaccactgcgaacatttatgcatttacggTACTATCACCACTAAGATGTCCAGAATTATTTGTTACACTTTGTAGACCTGCTGTTGTCACAAATAAAGAAGGATGAAACATTCACAATTTTGAATAGATGATCTGGTGTCGAAAATCAATTCCACAAGACGGCACCATAACTACCCCCAACAAATATTTTCACAGCATTATACGTGTATCGTACGCTAATATGCATAATTCATATCTAATGACTTCTACCCTAGTTATACGTATACGTAATGGACATGTGAATCACAAGCACAAAGTTTTTTTAAGCACAAATTGAATGATATCATACTCATAGTTTGATCCACTTTCACCGGGGtgtactcttatcgataagtgtggtggattctttaacgtCCTCGAGgggtgactctcctcaaacatgggacttcCGTTTTTATGTCCCATCCAGAGGGATATTGGccctggaactagaagccccgggttcgatcccggctgtgtcgctcacccgacatgcacgctaccggaaagggtcgcagtccttaagcccccgtcacaaatcaacatttTAGATCGGCCGACTtatcggcgagctccaaatggggaGCCGAAGTccgaccgacgtcctggcgattctgcgggcttcgggcgatttttcggagctcggctgACGTTCGctggtcactggaagctgcgcttaaattcagcgaggcctcggcgatgatttttgaactcgcacagcttgTCAACAGGTTGTCCGTAACTCGCCCAAGCAACGGCCAGCGCTCGGGCAACGCTCGGGCAacattcgggcgggcatccgacgattCTAGACCCGagttttggtcggtcggaggtcgtccgagctcttcggcctcgtgcgagcctcgcacgggctttgtacaacaatcggacgaccgtcgtcagtgttccgcccgactcatgaaaaataaggcgtgcttcgggcgagcgttgtactggtatCGATGGGCggttggacgggctccggccaaACTCCTTCATGTTTATGAATTaaaggtaacgacagtttgctttataacataagatgataaatgatactgttatattaactaataataataatataaacttgtcaaagaatgctgccaaacttttctaatgaaagacaattcaattgcaaagttaaagtttcattgaaaaaaatgattataaATAAAACGTGGACACCAAGGACAAtacttcctgtttcttttttttttgtttttggtttgAATGTTTCAAAAAACTGAGACTAAAATAACACTtgactttttgattttttttccacacaaaatgactagttcaaaGTTCACTGAGTCACTAAAAatatatgtttgtctgccgaggcacgcccaggcgtcggtaggtttatcaacggtcggccgaagctagGACGGCGTTCGCACGAGCTTCGGTGActtccgtttggtgaaaatgtttggagaggggttaaacgactgatctgttgactttgtggctcctgcgctagtattttgattggtctataacaattttcagtgtgcccgcccacttcactcatgccctacagatttcccacaactcagaaagtaaagttggtccaaatatgagcttgttaccaggtcagttgattatgacttcgtccgtgtcaaagagatggtaccgtcttatgtaggatttatgattattagtgttcgacggacgtcgcccgagccccgTTCAATTTGTAACGGGTgcacggggcaggttttcagcgaaaaatacggtcgacgctcgggcgattttgaaattcggcgagcgtcGGGAGATCGTCAAattcggccgactttgtagatcgtccgaagctcgccgaatttcaaaatcgcccgagcgtcgaccgtattttccaaagaAAATCTCGCGCGAGGTCCGtggaacactaaaaactaaaaattctccatgagatggtaccatcttttggacatggacgaagtctgtatcgactaacctggtaaaaggccaacatttggatcaacttttatttctaaaaatcgcccgaagcccgcgtaatcgacaggacgtcggccgtactgaaaatgcacatttgaagctcgccaacacgtcggccgagctgaatgtcttatttgtgacgggggctttaggacgggacgttaagccgtggtccactgttcattgtgcttttcGGAAAGAGctgggggaatttccccggtacaatgaacctgtaactgtacatagcgtctgtcttctctgtcacgaccagtgaaaaATTAGCTCGAGTGAactaaaactggatcgagattactttcctttcagTTGTATAAGTATCTATCTTGCAATATTGAAAGATAGGCCAGAAAATCTCCCGATTTCTCGCGTTATCTGGTGAAACAGGTTCACGAGAGTTCATCTGCTTTCTTTTGACAGTTAAAACGCTTTTTCTTATGTTCTGTCTCTGTATTTCTTTCAGACTTTAAATCATTAATGACACTTTATTTTCTGTCAACTATCTGTCATTAATGAtttaaaatttgaaagaaatacaGAGACAGAACATAAGAAAAAGAGTTTTAACTGTCAAAAGAAAGCAGATGAACTCTCATGAACCTGTTTCAAAGACAGAGATTTGATGACCGTATGTAAACTTATGTAAACCTTACAACATGTGTCACCCAATCTAGAACATGTGTCACCAAAGCTTATTCATGAGAGTAAACAAGACTAGTTAACAGATGTTAGGAAGAACAAAAGCCATTTTATTTTCCCTAAGGGCTCATCCTAACGAACAATAAGGCCAAACAGATTAGTGGAATCGAGCCGTTAATAAAGCTAGCTACCGAAATCAATAGTTAaagcatccagagcattttattaggcttgaaaactggaaataatctagttgctgtaatctttatgtaaatgacaataaatgccactgtttaccacatttgcgtgcgaatttcttatcaaaagtgctcaaaatcgaaacaaaaataagctacatggtgatcttttagtttcacgcgcctagtgtaaatagactgacaccatagccccacccacctccgtcaaaacgtagaaatgcaaaacttaaacaaaaatatgcaaatattcgccggacatgcagtcactctctcattggtcgaaccgctagtcaggatcagtctacaTGAGGGCTTGGATTTCTTAGGTTCGTTAACTAGGATGCAAAATCGACGGCgggacaaagtagaaaacaacttcttccctgcaaactttacataaacccgCCACTATCCGGTGACCTTGCATTGAAGGTAGCCGTTATTTATGCTCAAATTTCCTTTGCCAAAATCGGTTAACTATACACCAATCCGTTTTTCACACAGacgacatttttgtacatgaacTTCTTATTCAGCACTCTGGATGAAAACAAGGAGGTTCAGATATTCAAATGGCCTTGATGAAAACGAGCATGGCTCGCCTCTGCAGATACAAATCTATTCGAAGTCAGGGACACCCAAATGCAACTTATGGCACCCCACGACGTTACCATATTCATGTATCCATACTATGTACGAGGGTGTTCCATTAAGTTTTGCCTTTTGCCTCATAACAGGCTCATTTGTTTCATCAAATGGgttgaaatttggcaccaaTGTAAAGGCACATATCGTCTTGGGACTGAACTATCTCAGTTTGTTGTTTAAATTTTCATGACAGACTGAGCTGATTTCAAGCTGACCACACCATGGTTAGTCCGTCGGAAGCAAGATTAGTTCCTCTCTGAGTTACTTACGATTACTGTAAGAAGCTGAAATTTAATAAGTTTAATGACGAATGTCTCTTTATGTGACATGCCAATTTTAATTTCTGAAATCTTAATAGTCAttgttttacagctgctagaatggagtgaggtgtgatatTAGAGACGGTTGAATTCATAGCCGAACACGTAATCTGTTGATTAAAGGTTTTGTAGAGTACTTCTCAATCAATCAAGAGGAACGAAATTTCACTCAGTCATTAAGTGTTGAAATACCACAAATTATGATAAGTTTCGTTCCTCTTAAGTTATggaaaagtagtctacagaaacCATTAATCAACATAATGGTTATTCAGGACCCTGACGACCGCTCTGAATTCAACTCAAACCTCACTCCACTCTAGAAACGAAAATAAAAAAACTGACTAGATTTTAGAGACGAAAATTAGCGTGTGGCTTCTAAAAGTATGgcttttgatacatgtgcagtttcagtctCCTACAATGGTTATAATTGAGTCAGAGCAATGTTTAATTATCCGCTAATTGAACCTCCCTTGTGCTGCTCTTTGCTTCCGACGGACTAACTAGGGTGTGGTCAGTTTAAAATAAGCTCAGTTTGTCATGTAAATTTAAACAACAAACTTAGATAGTTTAGTCCCAAGACGATATGTGCCTTTACAttggtgccaaatttcaactcatttgatgaaaaaataagCCTGTTATGAAGCAAAAGGCAAAACTTAACGGAACACCCTCGTATAACGTTATCACAGTTGCCGGCCGGCCAGCCAATGGTACTTTTACGGGTACGGCATCGTCGGTTTAGTTTACCACTTCCAATACCACCAACCCAGTGTCATTTTAAGTTCATGTCAAGCTGATCAACTCGAGCTTCGAAAGACTGCTAGTGGTCGAAGCTGCAAAATACTTCAACATTATGCCGTCTATCAACAATCCCTGTATTGTAATATTCAAGATCGCCAACTATGACGCCGGTAGCTAGATTTGCTACATATTTACCCGTCAAgagcaaaatgtcagcatagatttattgtgtagaaaaatgatTTGTATTTGTGAGAAAGtagtcctttttttcttttatacatGGCCCCCAAATAAAAAATGACGGCGCTGGTTATGACCGAGGATGACCCCAAATCGGGTGTTCTTAGGCGACGTGTCAAAATGACACCGGGTCACCCCGAACAATTGTATTTGATGACCGTATGTAGACTTATGTAAACCTTACAACATGTGTCACCCAAACTAGAACATGTGTCGCCCAAGCTTATTCATGAGAGTAAACAAGACTAGTTAACAGATGTGCAATAGAACAAAGGCCATATTATTTTCCCCAAGGGTTCATCCTAACGAACAATAGAGTCAAACAGATAAGTATAATTAGCCACAAAGGAATCGAGCCGTTAATAAAGTTTCCGAAATCAATATTCAAATCGTAACAGATTGAGGTGGCTGTAATGCTAGCGGAGGATTATATCACAATAGCAGTGATTGCGCTGTCGAGACGACCCGTGAAATGGCTAGACACGTCCCtcaaatatatataaatcagTTTTGGTTGATAGAAAATAgcgttattgttgttgtttatctttcCATGATAatctcgctcactcactcactctcccatagcttagtcagccgtcggggcagcataacTTTCAGTGaaagct
Coding sequences:
- the LOC136447646 gene encoding ectonucleotide pyrophosphatase/phosphodiesterase family member 7-like — its product is MAKVLVYVSISLAVLMTGYDVSAKRQRLLLVSFDGFRWDFDQDVDTPNLDMFTQEGTSAPYVTPAYPTLTGPDHITIATGLYPESHGVVHNKYFDKETGVTFSAQETEHMREWYDNGAEPIWNTVKKQGKRAGVYMFYGGFLPMQGMLPDRYVMSNSSAPTDDAEWQKRVNAIMDWFLVDDLDFVALHWNQPDKICHAEGPESEARREEIRKADRFIGYLVDQVKGREQLSDLNVILTADHGMITADPVPNPIEIYRYVPQSDLRLLLADYGPLALIQPEDGKLQDVYNVLRTSHPNMTVYLKEDFPERFHFANNPRIPDIIALADSSFIIHSMYPGQIDVPGQHGYDNALLKMKAIFRAQGPAFRRGYTHPRPFDSVHMYPLMCEILGVSPAPNNGTIQEVRELLDPGFTNRATTTQSSGLFAIAFVVLALLFGGNN